The following are from one region of the Eulemur rufifrons isolate Redbay chromosome 17, OSU_ERuf_1, whole genome shotgun sequence genome:
- the TNFAIP8 gene encoding tumor necrosis factor alpha-induced protein 8 isoform X2 — MATDVFNSKNLAVQAQKKILGKMVSKSIATTLIDDTSSEVLDELYRVTREYTQNKKEAEKIIKNLIKTVIKLAILYRNNQFNQDELALMEKFKKKVHQLAMTVVSFHQVDYTFDRNVLSRLLNECREMLHQIIQRHLTAKSHGRINNVFDHFSNCEFLAALYNPFGNFKPHLQKLCDGINKMLDEENI, encoded by the coding sequence tgGCCACAGATGTCTTTAATTCGAAAAACCTGGCTGTTCAGGCACAAAAGAAGATCTTGGGTAAGATGGTGTCCAAATCCATCGCCACCACCTTAATAGACGACACAAGCAGTGAGGTGCTGGACGAGCTCTACAGGGTGACCAGGGAGTACACCCAGAacaagaaggaggcagagaagatcATCAAGAACCTCATCAAGACAGTCATCAAGCTGGCCATTCTTTACAGGAATAATCAGTTTAATCAAGATGAGCTAGCACTGATggagaaatttaagaagaaagttCATCAGCTTGCTATGACCGTGGTCAGTTTCCATCAGGTGGATTACACCTTTGACCGGAATGTGTTATCCAGGCTGCTGAACGAATGCAGAGAGATGCTCCACCAAATCATTCAGCGTCACCTCACCGCCAAGTCACATGGACGGATTAATAATGTCTTTGATCATTTTTCAAATTGTGAATTTTTGGCTGCCTTGTATAATCCCTTTGGAAATTTTAAACCCCATTTACAAAAACTTTGTGATGGTATCAACAAAATGTTGGATGAAGAGAACATATGA
- the TNFAIP8 gene encoding tumor necrosis factor alpha-induced protein 8 isoform X3 — protein sequence MVSKSIATTLIDDTSSEVLDELYRVTREYTQNKKEAEKIIKNLIKTVIKLAILYRNNQFNQDELALMEKFKKKVHQLAMTVVSFHQVDYTFDRNVLSRLLNECREMLHQIIQRHLTAKSHGRINNVFDHFSNCEFLAALYNPFGNFKPHLQKLCDGINKMLDEENI from the coding sequence ATGGTGTCCAAATCCATCGCCACCACCTTAATAGACGACACAAGCAGTGAGGTGCTGGACGAGCTCTACAGGGTGACCAGGGAGTACACCCAGAacaagaaggaggcagagaagatcATCAAGAACCTCATCAAGACAGTCATCAAGCTGGCCATTCTTTACAGGAATAATCAGTTTAATCAAGATGAGCTAGCACTGATggagaaatttaagaagaaagttCATCAGCTTGCTATGACCGTGGTCAGTTTCCATCAGGTGGATTACACCTTTGACCGGAATGTGTTATCCAGGCTGCTGAACGAATGCAGAGAGATGCTCCACCAAATCATTCAGCGTCACCTCACCGCCAAGTCACATGGACGGATTAATAATGTCTTTGATCATTTTTCAAATTGTGAATTTTTGGCTGCCTTGTATAATCCCTTTGGAAATTTTAAACCCCATTTACAAAAACTTTGTGATGGTATCAACAAAATGTTGGATGAAGAGAACATATGA